From Kineosporia corallincola, one genomic window encodes:
- the nrdR gene encoding transcriptional regulator NrdR produces the protein MNCPFCRNADSRVVDSRSTDDGAAIRRRRQCPECGRRFSTLETASLTVVKRSGATEPFSRGKIMSGVRKACQGRPVSEDDLARLAQKVEEAIRATGCAEIEAHEVGLTILVPLRELDEVAYLRFASVYQAFDSLEDFESAITVLRAERELQPGPPPASSAT, from the coding sequence ATGAACTGCCCGTTCTGCCGTAACGCCGATTCTCGGGTGGTCGACTCGCGTAGCACCGATGACGGCGCCGCTATCCGCCGCCGGCGGCAGTGCCCCGAGTGCGGGCGGCGTTTCAGCACGCTGGAGACCGCCAGCCTGACCGTGGTCAAGCGGTCGGGTGCCACCGAGCCGTTCAGTCGGGGCAAGATCATGTCCGGCGTGCGCAAGGCCTGCCAGGGCCGGCCGGTGAGCGAGGACGATCTCGCCCGGCTGGCGCAGAAGGTCGAGGAGGCGATCCGGGCCACCGGGTGCGCCGAGATCGAGGCGCACGAGGTGGGTCTGACCATCCTGGTGCCGCTGCGTGAGCTCGACGAGGTCGCGTACCTCCGCTTCGCCAGTGTGTACCAGGCGTTCGACTCGCTCGAGGACTTCGAGTCGGCCATCACCGTGCTCCGCGCCGAGCGGGAGCTTCAGCCGGGCCCTCCGCCC